Proteins co-encoded in one Flavobacteriaceae bacterium MAR_2009_75 genomic window:
- a CDS encoding type IX secretion system PorP/SprF family membrane protein — MNKTIFSTLFLLMTISFGFSQQDAQFTQYMYNTLTVNPAYAGSREVLGVSVLHRSQWVGLDGAPSTQTFNIQGPYNDKIGLGFSIVHDEIGNNTNQNTYFDIAFSYTVPTSEKYKLSFGLMAGGHLLNVDFNKLRNYSASLTPSVEDELYKRFSPNIGAGIYFHSDRFYMGLSVPDFLESEHFQNPDDEGTAIASERMNIYLISGYVFDLSPSLKFKPAYLIKAIAGAPIQVDLSANFLINEKVTLGAAYRLDAAISALFGFQMGKSFMLGLAYDREISSLGGEQFNGGSFEVFLRYEFIKNGKIDLTPRFF, encoded by the coding sequence ATGAACAAAACAATTTTTTCGACCTTATTTCTGCTTATGACCATATCATTTGGATTTAGTCAACAAGACGCGCAATTCACACAATATATGTACAATACACTGACTGTGAACCCTGCCTATGCAGGCTCACGAGAAGTTTTAGGCGTTTCTGTTCTTCACAGGTCACAATGGGTCGGACTAGATGGTGCGCCCAGTACACAAACATTTAATATTCAGGGGCCATACAATGACAAAATAGGCCTGGGCTTTTCAATAGTTCACGATGAAATAGGTAATAATACCAATCAAAATACGTATTTCGATATTGCTTTTTCCTATACCGTACCCACATCGGAAAAATACAAACTTTCCTTCGGTTTGATGGCCGGCGGCCATTTGTTGAATGTCGATTTTAATAAATTGAGAAATTACAGCGCCAGTCTTACACCCTCTGTTGAAGACGAATTATACAAACGGTTTTCGCCCAATATCGGTGCAGGAATATATTTTCACTCCGATAGGTTCTACATGGGCTTATCAGTTCCCGACTTTTTAGAATCCGAGCATTTTCAGAACCCAGATGATGAGGGTACCGCGATAGCTTCCGAGCGAATGAATATTTATCTGATTTCCGGATATGTTTTCGACCTCAGCCCTTCATTAAAATTTAAACCTGCATACCTCATAAAGGCTATTGCCGGAGCGCCAATTCAGGTAGATTTATCAGCCAATTTCTTAATCAATGAAAAAGTCACCTTGGGGGCGGCTTATCGTTTAGATGCGGCGATAAGCGCCTTGTTCGGTTTTCAAATGGGAAAAAGCTTTATGCTTGGCCTGGCCTATGATCGTGAAATATCTTCTTTGGGCGGTGAACAGTTCAACGGTGGTTCTTTTGAGGTTTTTCTAAGATATGAGTTTATCAAAAACGGTAAAATCGACCTAACCCCTAGATTCTTTTAG